The following are encoded in a window of Acidobacteriota bacterium genomic DNA:
- a CDS encoding alcohol dehydrogenase, with protein MPTMKAIRIHAHGGLDQLRIDDIARPTPGPGQVLVEIKAAALNMLDLWVRRGIPGVPLPVILGSDGAGIVREVGQGASQFKPGDEVLVHPGAGCGSCGDCQNGREQYCQKYSILGEHHDGLMAELVALDEAQLIRKPANIGFEEGAAIPLVFLTAWEMVVNKGQIKPWNTVLVWGASSGVGSAAVQIAKAYGARVITTAGTAKLDRARALGADVVLDHYTQDIAKEIKQLTGGRGIDLIIDHTGVKSWGASTRSLARGGKLIVCGSTTGFEVSMDLRFLYIRQQSILGSTMGPRGDMTPILKLVEAGRLRGVVDRVFPFTEIAQAHEYIETGKHFGKVCLGFA; from the coding sequence ATGCCAACCATGAAAGCAATTCGCATCCACGCCCACGGAGGACTCGATCAACTCCGCATCGACGACATCGCACGCCCCACGCCGGGTCCCGGTCAGGTGCTGGTCGAGATCAAGGCCGCTGCGCTGAACATGCTGGATCTCTGGGTGCGCCGCGGCATTCCCGGCGTGCCGCTGCCCGTCATCCTCGGCAGCGACGGCGCGGGCATCGTGCGCGAAGTCGGCCAGGGCGCATCGCAATTCAAGCCGGGCGACGAAGTGCTGGTGCATCCCGGCGCGGGTTGCGGCTCCTGCGGCGACTGCCAGAATGGGCGCGAGCAGTATTGCCAAAAATATTCCATCCTCGGCGAACATCACGATGGACTGATGGCCGAGTTGGTTGCGCTCGACGAAGCGCAACTCATCCGCAAGCCTGCAAACATTGGCTTTGAAGAGGGTGCCGCAATTCCACTGGTCTTTCTCACGGCGTGGGAGATGGTCGTCAACAAGGGACAGATTAAGCCGTGGAATACCGTACTCGTCTGGGGCGCGTCAAGCGGCGTGGGTAGCGCGGCGGTGCAGATCGCCAAAGCCTACGGCGCGCGCGTTATCACCACGGCCGGCACGGCGAAGCTCGACCGCGCGCGCGCGCTGGGCGCCGATGTCGTGCTCGATCACTACACTCAGGACATCGCCAAGGAGATCAAACAACTCACCGGCGGGCGCGGCATCGACCTCATCATCGACCACACCGGCGTGAAGAGCTGGGGCGCCAGCACGCGCAGCCTGGCTCGGGGCGGCAAGCTGATCGTCTGCGGCTCGACCACCGGTTTTGAAGTCTCGATGGATCTGCGCTTCCTCTACATCCGCCAGCAGTCCATCCTGGGCTCGACCATGGGTCCGCGTGGTGACATGACCCCCATCCTGAAACTGGTCGAGGCTGGCCGGCTCCGTGGCGTCGTCGACCGGGTCTTCCCCTTCACCGAAATCGCCCAGGCGCACGAGTACATCGAGACTGGAAAACACTTCGGCAAAGTTTGCCTGGGGTTCGCTTAA
- a CDS encoding acetyl-CoA carboxylase carboxyltransferase subunit beta, with protein sequence MAWFRKEKEPLKAAEGERLRTEGLWIKCDGCRAIIWKKDLDANWNVCPKCSHHFRIDARTRLRLLLDDENYTTHDSDVETSDPLNFVDLKSYRDRIAAAQRTTKLKDAVITAEGTIGGRRVFVCSMEYGFIGGSMGGVVGELITRAAERALDHRIPLIIISASGGARMMEGTVSLMQMAKVSAALARMDTAGVPYISVLTDPTTGGVTASFSMLGDLNIAEPGALIGFAGPRVIEQTIRQKLPAGFQRSEFLLTHGMLDAVVLRTEMKSYIINALNFFLD encoded by the coding sequence ATGGCGTGGTTTCGTAAAGAGAAAGAACCGTTGAAGGCCGCCGAAGGCGAACGCCTGCGCACGGAAGGACTGTGGATCAAGTGCGACGGTTGCCGAGCCATCATCTGGAAAAAAGACCTCGACGCCAACTGGAACGTTTGCCCCAAGTGCAGCCATCATTTCCGCATCGACGCGCGCACGCGCCTGCGGCTGCTGCTGGACGACGAAAATTACACCACTCATGATAGCGACGTGGAAACATCCGATCCACTGAACTTCGTCGATCTAAAATCATACCGCGACCGCATCGCCGCCGCGCAACGGACCACGAAATTGAAAGACGCGGTCATCACGGCGGAAGGCACCATCGGCGGAAGGCGAGTCTTCGTCTGCTCCATGGAATACGGCTTCATCGGCGGCAGCATGGGCGGAGTGGTGGGAGAGTTGATCACACGAGCCGCCGAGCGCGCGCTCGACCATCGCATTCCACTCATCATCATCTCGGCCTCCGGCGGCGCACGCATGATGGAGGGTACCGTCAGCCTGATGCAAATGGCCAAAGTCAGCGCGGCGCTGGCGCGCATGGACACGGCGGGCGTCCCCTACATCAGCGTGCTCACCGACCCCACAACGGGCGGCGTTACGGCCAGCTTTTCCATGCTGGGCGATCTGAACATCGCCGAACCTGGCGCCCTGATTGGCTTTGCCGGTCCGCGCGTCATCGAGCAAACGATTCGCCAGAAGCTGCCCGCCGGTTTCCAGCGAAGCGAATTTCTGCTGACGCACGGCATGTTGGACGCCGTCGTACTGCGCACGGAAATGAAATCCTACATTATCAACGCCCTCAACTTTTTCCTCGACTAG
- the nadD gene encoding nicotinate (nicotinamide) nucleotide adenylyltransferase, protein MKIALFGGTFDPIHSGHLSAAMAAQSAFALDEISFVPTGVPPHKRARTVTAFADRYAMVALACNDVPHLAPSRLEDPEHHGGEPNYSIDTIRRFHQQMADDDHLYFLIGVDAFLDIPTWHDPVALLDSCDFIVVSRPGFEIGKINSILPAVLRSEQPLQENRIDLRRTSVHLLTTVEADISSSNIRQRSAHGESLTGLVPQPVADYIKKRNIYAQDTYAEKN, encoded by the coding sequence GTGAAGATCGCGCTGTTCGGAGGCACCTTCGACCCTATCCACTCCGGCCACCTTTCCGCGGCGATGGCGGCGCAGTCGGCCTTCGCACTGGATGAGATTAGCTTCGTGCCCACCGGCGTCCCTCCGCATAAGCGTGCGCGAACGGTTACAGCCTTTGCTGACCGTTACGCGATGGTGGCGCTGGCCTGCAATGATGTTCCGCACCTCGCGCCCTCGCGCCTCGAAGACCCGGAGCATCACGGCGGCGAACCGAATTACTCGATCGACACCATCCGCCGTTTCCACCAGCAAATGGCCGATGACGATCATCTCTACTTCCTGATCGGTGTCGATGCGTTTCTCGACATCCCCACGTGGCACGACCCGGTGGCCTTGCTCGATTCCTGCGACTTCATCGTGGTGAGCCGGCCGGGATTCGAAATCGGGAAGATCAATTCCATTCTTCCTGCTGTGCTTCGCAGCGAGCAGCCGTTACAGGAAAATCGCATCGACCTGCGCCGCACATCGGTTCATCTGCTGACCACGGTGGAGGCGGACATCTCCTCATCCAACATCCGGCAGCGCTCCGCGCACGGTGAATCGCTGACGGGACTGGTGCCGCAACCCGTGGCGGACTATATTAAGAAGCGGAACATCTATGCCCAAGACACCTATGCTGAAAAAAACTAA
- a CDS encoding 50S ribosomal protein L27: MAHKKGLGSSRNGRDSNAQRLGVKRFGGQLVSGGSIIVRQRGTPIKAGANVGRGSDDTLFAKITGTVRFIDKGRSGRFVAVDPVGAASVAATPAN, encoded by the coding sequence ATGGCACATAAAAAAGGGTTAGGCAGTTCAAGAAACGGGCGGGACTCCAACGCGCAGCGGCTGGGCGTGAAGCGCTTCGGCGGCCAGTTGGTCTCCGGCGGCTCCATCATCGTCCGCCAGCGCGGCACACCGATCAAGGCCGGCGCCAATGTCGGGCGCGGCAGCGATGACACGCTGTTCGCCAAGATCACCGGCACGGTGCGCTTCATTGATAAGGGCCGCTCGGGCCGCTTTGTGGCAGTTGATCCAGTGGGCGCGGCTTCAGTCGCCGCCACTCCAGCTAATTAG
- the rsfS gene encoding ribosome silencing factor has protein sequence MPKTPMLKKTKPKNTKPRAATPKAAGTKPPKPRAAKPTGLRAKSQSAEAPSIKASKATKASTPRKPKLLPVASLAELEPVAEARNESLEIVMIAVEAAKEKQARKMHLLELKGVADFTDYFLVCSGTNPRQVQAICDEIDASMRRAGLRPAHIEGYNHAEWVLLDYVDFVAHVFTEQAREYYDLERLWRMARRIPVGEE, from the coding sequence ATGCCCAAGACACCTATGCTGAAAAAAACTAAACCTAAAAACACAAAGCCCCGCGCGGCAACGCCCAAGGCCGCTGGAACCAAGCCGCCCAAGCCGCGAGCCGCAAAGCCCACCGGGCTACGCGCCAAATCCCAGAGCGCCGAAGCTCCGAGCATCAAGGCCAGCAAGGCCACCAAGGCCAGCACGCCCCGGAAGCCTAAGCTGCTCCCCGTGGCGTCCCTGGCTGAGCTGGAACCAGTTGCCGAGGCCAGAAACGAGTCGCTCGAAATCGTCATGATCGCAGTCGAGGCGGCTAAGGAAAAGCAGGCGCGCAAAATGCATCTGCTCGAACTGAAGGGGGTGGCCGACTTCACCGACTACTTCTTGGTATGTAGCGGAACGAATCCCCGGCAGGTGCAGGCCATCTGCGATGAGATTGACGCGAGCATGCGCCGCGCCGGATTGCGCCCCGCTCACATCGAAGGCTATAATCACGCCGAGTGGGTGCTGCTGGACTACGTCGATTTCGTGGCCCACGTATTCACGGAGCAGGCGCGGGAATACTACGATCTGGAGCGGCTCTGGCGCATGGCGCGCCGTATTCCAGTGGGTGAAGAATAG
- a CDS encoding cupin domain-containing protein, giving the protein MTNRPQRITRLRHLAGNCFLGAVLATAVSLQAQTPSAKSELIRTRTHPVKFDVKLGAGVAVLSEDRLRQIAVTLIELPPGKQLAPRRELAEEMIYIVSGQGYTLMWNSKMSNEKDSAKIRYNWKAGDLLSPSMNSWRQHSNASATETARYIVVSTAPLTERMFRNAGFLTGVNYTFDDRWKDSLGLEPRYTPGPEGHETVRMKVGHLLPNLRDRKMLFRGNGMDGITITPEGDMASNHLIEMEVREFTGPEATSPEHRHVWETFYLILSGDGYATLQDQNGPERRLDWTEGDVFLVGSNEWHNHKPRAGSLPRFLQIKPSGYFHDIGLDPYLMTNKPAAGK; this is encoded by the coding sequence ATGACCAACCGCCCACAGCGCATCACCCGCTTGCGCCATCTCGCCGGCAACTGTTTCCTTGGCGCAGTGCTGGCAACGGCAGTGTCGCTACAGGCGCAGACGCCGTCCGCAAAATCCGAGCTGATCCGCACTCGGACGCATCCCGTGAAGTTCGACGTGAAGCTCGGCGCGGGCGTGGCCGTGCTGAGTGAAGACCGGCTGCGCCAGATCGCCGTCACTTTGATTGAGCTGCCGCCGGGCAAGCAACTTGCGCCGCGCCGCGAGCTGGCCGAGGAGATGATCTACATTGTCTCCGGTCAGGGTTACACGCTGATGTGGAATAGTAAGATGTCGAACGAGAAGGACAGCGCCAAGATTCGCTACAACTGGAAGGCGGGCGACCTGCTCTCGCCCAGCATGAACTCCTGGCGGCAGCATAGCAACGCCTCGGCCACTGAGACGGCGCGCTACATCGTGGTCTCCACCGCGCCGCTTACGGAACGCATGTTCCGCAACGCGGGTTTCCTCACCGGCGTGAATTACACCTTTGATGATCGCTGGAAAGATTCGCTCGGCTTGGAGCCGCGCTACACGCCTGGTCCGGAAGGCCACGAGACGGTGCGCATGAAGGTCGGACATCTGCTGCCGAATCTGCGCGACCGCAAAATGCTGTTCCGCGGCAACGGCATGGACGGCATCACCATCACGCCAGAGGGCGACATGGCCAGCAATCACCTGATCGAGATGGAGGTCCGCGAGTTCACCGGCCCTGAGGCGACTTCGCCCGAGCACCGCCACGTCTGGGAGACGTTCTACCTGATCTTGAGCGGCGATGGCTATGCTACATTACAGGACCAAAACGGCCCCGAGCGCCGCCTCGATTGGACTGAAGGCGATGTGTTCCTGGTTGGCTCCAACGAGTGGCACAACCACAAACCGCGCGCCGGCTCGCTCCCCCGCTTCCTGCAAATCAAGCCCAGCGGCTACTTCCACGACATCGGATTAGACCCCTACCTGATGACCAACAAGCCCGCCGCGGGAAAATAG
- the obgE gene encoding GTPase ObgE has product MFVDEAVITVKAGDGGNGCLAFRREKYVPRGGPSGGDGGRGGSIIFESTQQHNTLIHFRFNPEHRAERGEHGLGSNCKGSDGKDTVVRVPVGCVVTDAETGEPVFDFDRQGQHVVIARGGRGGRGNSRFTSSTHQAPREHEDGKPGAFRRLRLVLKLLADVGLVGLPNAGKSSLLARISSAKPKVADYPFTTLEPVLGMVRVNDDESFVVADIPGLIEGAHEGHGLGTRFLRHIERTRLLIHLIDVSEHLPADIAHDFDVIMTELASFEATFNGGLDEKPMILAASKIDLAGDGEKLKKLEKLAKRKKIPFLKFSSATGEGIEKLIWTMAAHLREMRAADEVARVAELLPGVPVASSFTVDQLSNDSFNDDEDNEDPA; this is encoded by the coding sequence GTGTTTGTTGATGAAGCAGTCATTACGGTGAAGGCGGGCGACGGCGGCAATGGCTGCCTGGCCTTTCGCCGCGAGAAGTACGTTCCCCGCGGCGGCCCCAGCGGCGGCGACGGTGGACGCGGCGGCTCCATCATCTTCGAGAGTACTCAGCAGCACAACACACTCATCCACTTCCGCTTCAATCCCGAGCATCGCGCCGAGCGCGGTGAGCACGGCCTGGGCAGCAATTGCAAGGGCAGCGATGGCAAAGATACCGTCGTGCGCGTGCCCGTGGGCTGCGTGGTTACCGACGCGGAAACTGGCGAACCGGTTTTTGACTTCGACCGGCAGGGGCAGCATGTGGTGATCGCGCGCGGCGGGCGCGGCGGACGTGGCAATTCCCGCTTCACCAGCTCCACGCATCAAGCTCCCCGCGAACATGAAGACGGCAAGCCCGGCGCGTTCCGCCGATTGCGGCTGGTACTGAAACTGCTGGCCGATGTGGGTCTGGTAGGTTTGCCCAACGCGGGAAAGTCCTCGCTGCTGGCGCGCATCTCCTCCGCCAAGCCCAAGGTCGCCGACTATCCATTCACCACGCTGGAGCCGGTGCTCGGCATGGTCCGCGTGAACGACGACGAGAGCTTCGTGGTGGCCGACATCCCCGGTCTCATTGAGGGCGCGCATGAAGGCCACGGCCTCGGCACGCGCTTCCTCCGGCACATTGAGCGCACGCGATTGCTCATTCACTTAATCGACGTCAGCGAGCACCTGCCCGCCGATATCGCGCACGACTTTGATGTCATCATGACGGAGTTGGCCAGCTTTGAAGCCACTTTTAATGGCGGTCTCGATGAGAAGCCGATGATCCTGGCCGCCTCGAAGATTGACCTGGCCGGAGATGGCGAGAAGCTGAAGAAGCTCGAAAAGTTGGCGAAGCGCAAGAAGATTCCCTTCCTCAAGTTCTCTTCCGCAACGGGCGAAGGCATCGAAAAGCTGATCTGGACCATGGCCGCGCACCTGCGCGAGATGCGCGCGGCGGATGAAGTTGCCAGAGTGGCCGAGCTGCTGCCCGGCGTGCCCGTCGCGTCCAGCTTTACAGTGGATCAACTCTCGAACGACAGTTTTAACGACGATGAGGATAACGAGGATCCCGCGTGA
- the rplU gene encoding 50S ribosomal protein L21 gives MYAIVETGGKQYRVAPGDVIRVETLEGETGTTTAIGRVLAVSPEEGTIVSGKKVEGATVEGTILGNDRAKKILVFHYKKKKQYKKMQGHRQNYTEVRVDKVNL, from the coding sequence ATGTACGCCATTGTTGAGACGGGTGGAAAGCAGTACCGTGTCGCCCCCGGTGATGTAATTCGCGTGGAGACCTTGGAAGGCGAGACAGGCACAACTACCGCCATCGGGCGCGTGCTGGCAGTCTCCCCCGAGGAAGGCACTATCGTCAGCGGAAAGAAAGTGGAAGGCGCCACTGTCGAGGGCACCATTCTGGGCAATGATCGCGCCAAGAAGATTCTCGTATTCCACTACAAGAAAAAGAAGCAGTACAAAAAGATGCAAGGGCATCGCCAGAACTATACCGAAGTGCGCGTTGATAAGGTCAACCTGTAA
- a CDS encoding 23S rRNA (pseudouridine(1915)-N(3))-methyltransferase RlmH has product MRIAVYWIGKTRLPGVSSLTDEYAKRLKHYCEFAALEVRGGKRKSATVAGSTGLSAEEDNMIRRSPQALRVALDPDGRAWSSAEFAAYLGKQRDQGSRELAFCVGGADGFSPAFRKQAHLKFSLSPMTMPHELARVVLLEQLYRAFTILANHPYPR; this is encoded by the coding sequence ATGCGAATCGCGGTTTACTGGATCGGCAAAACGAGGCTTCCCGGCGTTAGTTCGCTCACCGATGAATATGCGAAGCGCCTGAAACACTATTGCGAGTTTGCGGCATTGGAAGTTCGCGGTGGAAAGCGGAAGTCGGCGACAGTGGCAGGAAGCACCGGCCTCTCCGCTGAAGAAGACAATATGATCCGCCGCTCGCCGCAAGCGTTGCGTGTCGCGCTGGACCCGGATGGCCGGGCCTGGAGTTCCGCCGAGTTCGCCGCGTATCTCGGCAAGCAGCGCGACCAAGGTTCGCGTGAACTGGCATTCTGCGTGGGAGGAGCCGACGGATTCTCGCCTGCGTTTCGCAAACAGGCGCATCTGAAATTCTCGCTCTCGCCCATGACCATGCCGCATGAACTGGCGCGCGTGGTATTGCTCGAACAGCTCTACCGCGCATTTACGATCTTGGCGAATCATCCCTATCCGCGATAG
- a CDS encoding bifunctional folylpolyglutamate synthase/dihydrofolate synthase — protein MNYAESTRYLISLGNEIRAAGADGVMAAKLGLENITRLLEDLGTPQHSYPSVLIAGTNGKGSVSAMIDAILRAAGLRTGLYTSPHLVEITERIRLNGEMIPQQAFAELFLTLRERIERLLANGTLQFHPTYFECLTAMALEYFRQQRVEFAVLEVGMGGRLDATNTVHPQVSVITQIDFDHERFLGSTITAIAAEKAGIIQPGGRPNGVVVSSASHPEAVAVIRNRSAELNARLVEIREEYSTYGRDLGDGFYHLIAGDRAGWRLEVWPSLRGMHQVENAMTAIAAVRELSRAGFSIPDAAIQQGLATTSWPGRLELIHNDPPTFVDGAHNPAGARALARFWDEHFSDRPIILVYGAMRDKAISEIAEILFSKAHAVVITQPQQERAASPEAIRELSHHLNAHLVLEPSPVRAMERAAALALEAPGGKAVIFATGSLFLVGDLLKSNASA, from the coding sequence ATGAATTACGCCGAGTCAACGCGTTATCTGATCTCGCTCGGCAATGAGATCCGCGCAGCCGGCGCCGATGGCGTGATGGCCGCGAAGCTGGGCCTCGAAAACATCACCCGCCTGCTGGAGGACCTCGGGACCCCGCAGCATTCTTACCCCAGTGTTCTCATCGCCGGGACCAACGGCAAAGGTTCGGTATCGGCGATGATCGATGCGATCCTGCGCGCGGCGGGCCTGCGCACGGGCCTCTACACGTCGCCTCATCTGGTCGAGATCACCGAGCGGATTCGCTTGAATGGCGAGATGATTCCGCAGCAGGCTTTCGCCGAACTCTTCCTCACGCTGCGTGAGCGCATCGAGCGATTGCTGGCAAACGGGACACTGCAATTCCATCCCACATATTTCGAGTGTCTGACTGCCATGGCCCTGGAATACTTCCGCCAGCAGCGCGTGGAGTTCGCGGTGCTGGAGGTGGGCATGGGCGGGCGGCTCGACGCCACCAACACAGTCCATCCGCAGGTCTCCGTCATCACCCAAATCGACTTCGACCATGAGCGATTTCTCGGCTCCACCATCACCGCCATCGCCGCAGAAAAAGCGGGAATCATCCAGCCCGGTGGCAGGCCGAATGGCGTCGTTGTTTCATCCGCATCCCATCCCGAAGCCGTGGCCGTAATTCGCAACCGTAGCGCCGAGTTGAATGCCCGGCTCGTGGAAATCCGGGAGGAATATTCGACCTACGGCAGAGATTTGGGCGATGGATTCTATCACCTGATCGCTGGTGATCGCGCAGGTTGGCGGCTGGAGGTGTGGCCATCCTTAAGAGGTATGCATCAAGTGGAGAACGCGATGACCGCCATCGCGGCGGTGCGTGAGTTATCCCGCGCAGGCTTCAGCATTCCCGACGCAGCCATCCAGCAGGGCCTCGCCACGACAAGCTGGCCAGGCAGGCTTGAGCTGATTCACAATGATCCGCCTACGTTCGTCGACGGAGCACACAACCCCGCCGGGGCGCGCGCGCTCGCTCGCTTCTGGGACGAACATTTCTCTGATCGCCCCATCATACTCGTGTACGGAGCGATGCGAGATAAGGCCATCAGCGAAATTGCGGAGATTTTATTTTCCAAAGCGCACGCGGTAGTCATCACGCAGCCTCAGCAAGAGCGGGCAGCCTCGCCTGAAGCGATCCGCGAATTGAGCCATCACCTGAACGCGCATCTCGTTCTTGAACCCAGTCCAGTCCGTGCGATGGAGCGGGCCGCTGCATTGGCGTTGGAGGCGCCCGGCGGAAAAGCGGTTATCTTCGCGACCGGCTCGCTATTTCTGGTGGGAGACTTGCTAAAATCCAATGCTTCGGCCTGA
- a CDS encoding tetratricopeptide repeat protein, translating into MMLVMELAGHQCADVGTLDAAVDHLTKDHTCTLVLTDATIGEANAEDIRRVLKAASPHVNVITLTEELLPGEALVSTEVITAATSPLHKLPTSYSPASRGDAVLILLPEQDSLRMIPELPRTAGMLNKLAVLYHSQEKYDAAEKLYKQALQKSENSSSDKRREMASILHNLANLYRDQKRYMDAEQLYLKSISLVEKLLGKNHPKVWNRLNCLADVYRAQGREADVKSLLMRFS; encoded by the coding sequence TTGATGCTGGTGATGGAATTGGCGGGGCACCAATGCGCGGACGTAGGGACCCTGGACGCTGCGGTGGATCATTTGACGAAGGACCATACGTGCACGCTGGTGCTCACCGACGCCACGATTGGTGAGGCCAATGCGGAGGACATTCGTCGTGTCCTGAAGGCGGCGTCTCCGCATGTCAACGTGATAACACTCACGGAAGAGTTGCTGCCCGGCGAGGCGTTGGTAAGCACCGAAGTAATAACCGCTGCAACCTCTCCTTTGCACAAACTGCCGACTTCCTATTCTCCCGCCTCGCGTGGCGATGCTGTATTGATCCTGCTGCCAGAGCAGGATTCGTTGCGCATGATTCCGGAGCTGCCTCGGACGGCGGGCATGTTGAACAAACTCGCGGTACTCTACCACTCGCAGGAGAAGTACGACGCGGCGGAGAAGCTTTACAAGCAGGCGCTACAGAAGAGCGAGAACTCGTCGAGCGACAAGCGGCGTGAGATGGCCAGCATTCTTCATAATCTGGCGAACCTTTATCGCGATCAAAAGCGCTACATGGACGCCGAGCAGCTCTACCTGAAGTCGATCTCGCTGGTGGAGAAACTTCTCGGCAAGAATCATCCCAAGGTCTGGAATCGCCTGAATTGTCTGGCCGATGTGTATCGCGCACAGGGGCGGGAAGCGGACGTCAAATCGCTGCTGATGCGCTTCAGCTAG